Proteins from one Pirellulales bacterium genomic window:
- a CDS encoding type II secretion system F family protein: MSIAILTFLGFAAATTAALAVALSIRDIRAAAAVGVDRRIGLDRLSGWDLAKGLELPVPQTGINRLFAELVEQSGVATNAATALAIVAGTGVVGLAAPLLLLENIPLAAAGLLLGTLTPLAYLAIKRWRRRKLIAQQLPEAMEILADGVRSGRSFEQAMELVARDAPAPLSQEFADSASQLRLGQSPVAVLERMVCRLPLAEFKILAITILVHRQTGGNLALLVERLAAATRDRQEFRGHVRAMTAGSKISAIGLFVGTFAAVGLLAWMEPAYLGDFLASPMGPPLLAVAIVLDLVGFVWVWRIAKVDY, encoded by the coding sequence ATGTCGATCGCCATTTTGACGTTTCTAGGTTTCGCCGCTGCGACCACCGCCGCGCTCGCCGTCGCCCTCTCCATCCGAGACATTCGGGCGGCCGCCGCTGTCGGTGTCGATCGCCGAATCGGTCTCGATCGCCTCTCGGGCTGGGATCTCGCCAAAGGCCTGGAGTTACCCGTTCCTCAGACCGGCATCAATCGGCTCTTTGCCGAGCTGGTTGAACAGTCGGGCGTGGCGACCAATGCCGCCACAGCGCTAGCAATCGTGGCGGGGACTGGCGTGGTTGGCCTCGCAGCGCCATTGTTGCTGTTGGAAAACATCCCGCTCGCGGCGGCCGGTCTATTGTTAGGAACTTTGACGCCGCTCGCCTACTTGGCGATCAAGCGTTGGCGTCGCCGCAAGCTGATTGCGCAGCAGTTGCCGGAAGCCATGGAGATTTTGGCCGATGGCGTGCGTAGCGGCCGCAGTTTTGAGCAAGCCATGGAGCTGGTGGCCCGTGACGCCCCGGCTCCATTGTCTCAAGAGTTCGCTGATAGCGCGTCGCAACTGCGGCTCGGTCAGTCGCCGGTGGCGGTGCTCGAACGTATGGTCTGCCGACTGCCGCTGGCGGAGTTCAAGATTTTGGCGATCACCATCCTGGTGCATCGTCAAACGGGCGGCAATCTGGCGCTGTTGGTCGAGCGGCTGGCCGCCGCGACCCGCGATCGCCAGGAGTTTCGCGGCCACGTTCGTGCCATGACCGCTGGCAGCAAGATATCGGCGATCGGCTTGTTCGTCGGCACCTTCGCGGCGGTGGGTTTGTTGGCCTGGATGGAGCCCGCCTACCTCGGCGATTTTCTCGCCAGTCCCATGGGGCCGCCGCTGTTGGCAGTGGCCATTGTGCTCGACCTGGTGGGGTTTGTTTGGGTCTGGCGCATCGCCAAAGTCGATTACTAG
- a CDS encoding type II secretion system F family protein has product MNLLAVIEVRHLQSDLGRWALVTGAFVASVALVGLIGWWSARRRERGARRLAAATGQPLHETDSSLFQDLAPALAAQLPESRKERREFQKLLHGAGFYSPNAATTFYALRFILLAAPLLVAGVFCVLLDSRYTFITVCAGGLSAAVLGMLPRLYVFFRRRRRMKAIRRGLPDTIDMLSMCVGSGLSLGNSVDYVTRQLSSYPDLATELTILKRQSEMSTLELALAELTARVQLPEIRQFASLLTRGDRLGAKLAPSLLSQADHLRTARKQAAMQQANKTPVKLVLPLMFCFAPAALILLTAPAVIELKEFLAPSHGQSVLSGDAGQLFAPSRVIDTLDQLGQGFDD; this is encoded by the coding sequence ATGAACTTGCTGGCGGTCATCGAAGTGCGGCATCTACAATCCGACCTCGGCCGTTGGGCCCTTGTGACGGGCGCGTTTGTTGCCTCAGTCGCGCTTGTCGGGCTCATTGGCTGGTGGAGCGCGCGGCGTCGCGAGCGGGGCGCTCGCCGGCTCGCGGCCGCGACAGGCCAGCCGCTGCATGAGACCGATTCCAGCCTCTTTCAAGACCTTGCGCCTGCATTAGCGGCTCAGCTTCCCGAAAGTCGCAAGGAGCGCCGCGAGTTTCAAAAGCTGCTCCACGGCGCCGGCTTCTACAGCCCGAACGCGGCAACCACGTTCTACGCGTTGCGGTTCATCCTGCTCGCCGCTCCGCTCTTGGTCGCTGGCGTGTTCTGCGTGTTGCTAGATAGTCGCTACACATTCATCACAGTGTGCGCTGGTGGCTTGTCGGCGGCGGTGCTTGGCATGCTGCCGAGGTTGTATGTCTTCTTCCGTCGCCGGCGCCGCATGAAGGCCATCCGCCGCGGCCTGCCCGACACGATCGACATGCTCAGCATGTGCGTCGGCAGCGGCCTGTCGCTTGGCAACAGCGTCGACTACGTGACGCGGCAACTTTCGAGCTACCCTGATCTTGCCACGGAGTTGACGATTCTCAAGCGCCAGTCGGAAATGAGTACGCTGGAACTGGCGCTCGCCGAACTGACCGCCCGTGTGCAACTGCCGGAGATACGCCAGTTCGCCAGCCTGCTTACGCGGGGCGATCGATTGGGCGCCAAGCTGGCGCCGTCGTTGTTAAGCCAGGCCGACCACCTGCGCACCGCCCGCAAGCAAGCGGCCATGCAGCAGGCCAACAAGACTCCGGTCAAACTGGTGTTGCCGCTGATGTTCTGCTTCGCGCCGGCGGCCTTGATTTTGTTGACCGCGCCGGCCGTCATCGAATTGAAAGAGTTCCTGGCCCCCTCCCACGGCCAGAGCGTGCTCTCAGGGGACGCAGGTCAGCTTTTTGCCCCCAGTCGGGTGATCGACACCCTGGATCAACTGGGTCAGGGATTCGACGATTAG